In Levilactobacillus brevis, a single genomic region encodes these proteins:
- a CDS encoding Ppx/GppA family phosphatase translates to MQNLAIVDLGSNSVRMAVNELHDDGTYREVNRVKVDSRLSEGMGPEKILQPKAMDRTISALKSFRPYYEQLPNLVVRGIATAAVRQARNRDEFLKRVATATDINLEVLSGDQEAYYDYLGAVNRLKVKDCLLLDTGGASCELVHVKDGRDANLISVPFGAVNLSEQFRLDDRVRAVDLFSAQVFLRERLRDIWWLNDAKHLPLVLLGGANRTLARMNRQQQKILHVENIHGYRLTTEQVMKTFERLLRVPLAERKRISGLELDRADIIIGGMLPLVTLLQMLDADRVVFSESGVREGIISEYLSQR, encoded by the coding sequence ATGCAAAACTTAGCCATTGTTGATCTCGGATCGAACTCGGTCCGCATGGCCGTCAACGAACTCCATGACGACGGCACTTACCGCGAAGTCAATCGCGTCAAGGTCGACAGCCGTCTGTCGGAGGGCATGGGTCCCGAGAAGATTCTCCAACCGAAGGCCATGGATCGCACCATCAGCGCGCTCAAGTCATTTCGTCCGTACTATGAGCAACTCCCGAATCTAGTGGTTCGCGGGATTGCCACGGCGGCGGTGCGGCAGGCCCGCAACCGCGACGAATTCTTGAAGCGTGTGGCGACGGCGACCGACATTAACCTGGAAGTCCTTTCCGGCGATCAGGAAGCCTATTACGACTACCTAGGGGCCGTGAATCGGCTGAAGGTCAAGGATTGTCTCCTGCTAGATACCGGTGGGGCGAGCTGTGAACTGGTTCACGTCAAGGATGGCCGCGATGCCAACCTGATTAGCGTGCCGTTTGGCGCCGTGAACCTGTCCGAACAGTTCAGATTGGACGATCGCGTTCGGGCGGTCGACCTCTTCTCCGCGCAGGTCTTCTTGCGCGAGCGGCTCCGCGATATTTGGTGGCTGAATGACGCTAAGCACCTGCCGCTGGTCTTGTTGGGTGGGGCGAACCGGACCCTGGCCCGCATGAATCGCCAGCAACAGAAAATCTTACACGTGGAAAATATCCACGGTTACCGGTTGACCACGGAACAAGTCATGAAGACCTTCGAGCGCCTGTTGCGGGTGCCGTTGGCCGAACGTAAACGAATCTCTGGTCTGGAATTAGACCGTGCCGATATTATTATTGGTGGGATGTTGCCATTGGTGACACTTTTACAGATGTTGGACGCCGATCGGGTGGTTTTCTCCGAGAGTGGCGTTCGTGAAGGCATTATTTCCGAATATCTCAGTCAACGCTAG
- a CDS encoding NAD-dependent protein deacylase, with protein MEARLQATFDQAKHIVFLTGAGVSTPSGIPDYRSKNGLYTGHRNAEYYLSHSCLVQEPEVFYDYVKQNLYYPDAQPNVIHEKQAALTREDRATVITQNIDNLYNVADTRHLVEFHGNLYNVYCQVCGAKADWHDYLKSPYHEADGGWLRPDVVLYDEGLNTTNVQRAVAAMNQADLVVIVGTSMRVYPFAGLLDYRNQQAKVVVVNQEKLNLGFDYDMVQADATEFFTALRV; from the coding sequence ATGGAAGCGCGCTTACAAGCGACTTTTGATCAAGCGAAACACATTGTATTCTTAACCGGAGCAGGGGTTTCAACGCCCTCCGGTATTCCGGACTATCGGTCGAAGAATGGGCTGTATACGGGCCATCGGAATGCCGAATACTACTTGAGTCACAGCTGTTTAGTTCAGGAACCGGAAGTCTTCTACGACTACGTGAAGCAAAACCTGTACTATCCGGATGCCCAACCCAACGTCATTCACGAGAAGCAGGCCGCGTTGACGCGGGAGGACCGAGCAACGGTCATTACTCAAAATATCGATAATTTGTACAACGTAGCCGACACCCGGCACCTGGTTGAATTTCACGGGAACCTCTACAACGTCTACTGCCAGGTCTGCGGTGCTAAGGCCGACTGGCACGACTATCTTAAATCCCCGTACCACGAAGCCGATGGCGGTTGGTTGCGGCCGGATGTTGTCCTTTACGATGAGGGCCTCAACACCACGAACGTCCAACGCGCGGTCGCGGCGATGAATCAGGCTGATTTAGTCGTGATTGTGGGGACGTCCATGCGGGTCTACCCGTTTGCCGGGCTCCTCGACTATCGTAACCAGCAGGCTAAGGTCGTCGTGGTCAATCAGGAAAAATTAAATCTGGGCTTCGATTATGACATGGTCCAGGCGGATGCCACTGAGTTCTTCACCGCACTGCGGGTCTGA
- the metG gene encoding methionine--tRNA ligase has protein sequence MADKPTFYITTPIYYPSGRLHIGNSYTTIACDVVARYKRRNGYDVFFLTGTDEHGLKIEDKAKSQGQSPQEYVDGMADGIKQLWKTLEISNDKFIRTTDKEHVAAVQEVFERLLKQGDIYLGEYEGWYSEDDEEYFTETQLAEVYHDDNGKVIGGKAPSGHEVSLVKEQSYFFKMSKYADWLLDFYHSHPHFIQPESRMTEMINNFIKPGLEDLAVSRTTFTWGVPVKSNPKHVVYVWIDALLNYITALGYTSDDESLFNKFWPANVQMVGKEIVRFHSIYWPIVLHALGLEAPDELFAHGWLLMKDGKMSKSKGNVIYPETLVDRYGLDALRYYLMRAMPYGNDGTFTPEDFVDRLNYDLANDLGNLLNRTVAMINKYEDGKLPEFKAGVTAFDADLEATSETVIANYRDLMDQMHFADALAEIWKLVSRTNKYIDETEPWQLAKDDSKATELAAVMAHLAASLRVIATLISPIMTHAPKEIFAQLGLDPATLDMVDLKLADLPAGEQVVAKGTPIFPRIDVKEEVDFIQGQMTKSEKTKGRAAMAAKAEAQQAAAQEDATELTLNKPEIRFDKFEKIELRVAEVKAVDHVEGADKLLKFQLDAGDQGNRQILSGIAQWYPEPQALVGKKVVIVANLKPRKMRGQVSQGMLLSAEHDGKVQLITVPSELVNGSSVE, from the coding sequence ATGGCAGACAAACCAACTTTTTACATTACCACGCCGATCTACTACCCATCTGGGCGGTTACATATCGGTAATTCTTACACCACGATTGCGTGTGACGTAGTGGCTCGGTACAAGCGGCGCAACGGATACGACGTCTTTTTCCTAACCGGGACCGATGAACACGGCCTCAAGATTGAGGACAAGGCCAAGTCACAGGGACAATCACCACAAGAATACGTGGATGGCATGGCTGACGGCATCAAGCAACTCTGGAAGACGCTGGAAATCTCCAACGACAAGTTCATCCGGACGACCGACAAGGAACACGTGGCGGCCGTTCAGGAAGTCTTTGAACGCCTGTTAAAGCAGGGTGACATCTACTTGGGTGAATACGAAGGTTGGTACTCCGAAGACGACGAGGAATACTTCACCGAAACGCAGTTGGCCGAAGTCTACCATGACGACAACGGTAAGGTGATCGGGGGGAAGGCCCCATCCGGTCATGAAGTGTCCTTGGTTAAGGAACAGTCATACTTCTTCAAGATGAGTAAGTATGCCGACTGGCTGTTGGACTTCTACCACAGTCACCCGCACTTTATCCAACCAGAGTCTCGGATGACCGAAATGATTAATAACTTCATCAAGCCGGGCTTGGAAGACCTGGCCGTTTCGCGGACCACATTCACGTGGGGCGTGCCGGTCAAGAGCAATCCCAAGCACGTGGTTTACGTGTGGATTGATGCGCTGTTGAACTATATCACGGCTCTGGGCTACACCAGTGACGATGAAAGCTTGTTCAACAAGTTCTGGCCAGCTAACGTTCAAATGGTGGGGAAGGAAATTGTTCGTTTCCACTCCATTTACTGGCCAATCGTGTTACACGCGCTGGGCCTCGAAGCGCCGGATGAATTGTTTGCGCACGGCTGGTTACTGATGAAGGACGGCAAGATGTCCAAGTCCAAGGGGAACGTAATCTATCCCGAAACCTTGGTCGATCGTTACGGCCTCGATGCGCTACGGTACTACCTGATGCGCGCAATGCCTTATGGCAATGACGGGACGTTTACGCCCGAAGACTTCGTCGATCGTCTGAACTATGACCTGGCCAATGACCTAGGGAACCTGTTGAACCGGACCGTGGCCATGATCAACAAGTACGAGGACGGCAAGCTGCCTGAATTCAAGGCGGGCGTGACCGCATTTGACGCGGATCTCGAAGCCACCTCTGAAACGGTGATTGCCAACTACCGTGACTTGATGGATCAGATGCACTTTGCCGATGCCTTAGCTGAAATCTGGAAGTTAGTCTCCCGGACCAACAAGTACATCGACGAGACGGAACCGTGGCAATTGGCGAAGGATGACAGTAAGGCTACCGAGTTAGCTGCCGTCATGGCGCATTTGGCCGCTAGTCTCCGGGTCATTGCGACCTTAATCAGTCCAATCATGACCCACGCCCCAAAGGAAATCTTCGCACAATTGGGCTTGGACCCAGCTACCTTAGACATGGTGGACTTGAAGTTGGCTGATTTACCAGCCGGCGAACAGGTCGTGGCCAAAGGAACGCCAATCTTCCCTCGGATTGATGTGAAGGAAGAAGTCGATTTCATTCAAGGTCAGATGACCAAGTCGGAGAAGACCAAGGGCCGGGCCGCAATGGCTGCCAAGGCGGAAGCCCAACAGGCGGCTGCCCAGGAAGACGCCACCGAACTGACGTTAAACAAGCCAGAGATTCGGTTTGATAAATTTGAAAAGATTGAACTACGGGTTGCCGAAGTCAAGGCCGTCGATCACGTGGAAGGGGCCGACAAGCTCCTGAAGTTCCAGCTCGACGCCGGCGATCAAGGAAACCGGCAGATCCTCTCGGGGATTGCCCAATGGTATCCAGAACCACAAGCCCTCGTGGGTAAAAAGGTCGTCATCGTGGCGAACTTGAAGCCGCGGAAGATGCGTGGTCAGGTCAGCCAAGGGATGTTGCTGTCTGCAGAGCACGATGGCAAGGTCCAATTGATCACGGTTCCGAGTGAACTGGTCAATGGCTCTTCAGTTGAATAA
- a CDS encoding DUF72 domain-containing protein, with the protein MITIGLTTWKEHPALIGGENRPVTLNEYAGSLPLVELDTPFYGIPRQSTVANWQAAVPEGFQYILKANQVMTQHDQRQEPATTTERVTAFDQFKVAVAPLVDHHQLRTVLFQFPPYFNRTTANIQYLRDVRVQMGQLPVAVEFRSPSWFDDAGMTADVMAYLNSLQLTNVTTDEPHNLNNGIPLVETVTTPELAVVRLHGRNTEGWFNQGANWRKTRTLYKYSEDELQAIAALVRRLAAQAKDVCVIFNNNSGKDAAPNALRLQAILGLHWDNLAPQQLDLF; encoded by the coding sequence ATGATTACGATTGGGCTGACAACCTGGAAGGAGCATCCGGCGTTAATCGGCGGTGAGAACCGGCCGGTGACACTCAACGAGTACGCCGGAAGTCTACCGCTGGTTGAGCTGGATACGCCGTTCTACGGGATTCCGCGGCAGAGTACCGTGGCCAATTGGCAGGCGGCGGTTCCGGAAGGATTCCAGTATATCTTGAAGGCCAATCAGGTGATGACCCAACACGATCAGCGACAGGAACCAGCGACCACTACGGAACGGGTGACGGCCTTTGACCAGTTCAAGGTCGCCGTAGCCCCGCTAGTCGACCACCATCAGCTGCGCACCGTACTGTTTCAATTTCCGCCGTACTTCAATCGGACGACCGCTAACATCCAATACCTGCGGGACGTCCGCGTTCAAATGGGGCAGTTGCCGGTCGCCGTGGAATTTCGCAGTCCCAGCTGGTTCGACGACGCGGGGATGACGGCCGATGTCATGGCCTACCTCAACTCATTGCAGTTGACCAACGTGACGACCGATGAACCACATAACCTCAACAATGGTATTCCGCTGGTCGAGACGGTGACCACGCCGGAGTTGGCGGTGGTCCGGCTACACGGGCGCAATACTGAGGGCTGGTTTAACCAAGGAGCGAATTGGCGAAAGACGCGAACGCTGTATAAATACAGTGAGGACGAACTCCAAGCCATTGCGGCCCTGGTTCGGCGGCTCGCCGCGCAGGCCAAAGATGTGTGCGTCATCTTTAATAACAATTCCGGTAAGGACGCGGCGCCTAATGCGTTGCGGCTTCAGGCCATTTTAGGCTTGCACTGGGACAATCTGGCCCCACAACAACTTGACCTGTTTTAG
- a CDS encoding ATP-dependent DNA helicase, whose product MTTSEQAQEQQRVDRVADQIGERIAKTTADYTAAHQELRNVLKNYSENTSVNWFEVDDRIETSAELQQQRALVSRLTENQNIIQDQIDTFKELQKSPYFGRIDIQDPDETTPESLYIGTASFVDEDQNFLVYDWRAPISSIYYNGVLGKVAYSTPAGDQETDLLKKRQFLIQDGQIENMFDTNETVGDEMLQHALGEQNDATMQNIVATIQREQNDIIRDTKSDLLVVQGVAGSGKTSAILQRIAFLLYHSRRDLEADQIVLFSPNRLFSHYISDVLPSLGERNMRQVTLAEFLTQRFQGLKVQTQFERYEADQQQPVNHRLRDFRESAAMMTAVRDYCQTCPADDLKFTDIRFDGRVFFSKEEIRDIYEQFPTAVAPADRFLRTKNELEKRLKHRIADEAKADWVRDEIDQLNDEDYHNWLGANHLGEFEQLDDEIDFIARQIVRKRLRSVDDAIYNGYFLDAYSQYTAFLKHCPLPETVSASDWQGVIDTYQHDIEFHRLALTDAAPLMYLRDLLIGGGMNHRMQHLFVDEMQDYSMAQLIYLQHAFPRAKLTLLGDSEQALFKAVEAPESILKKLNAALNVKRSRLITLRRSYRSTYPITTFAKALLPDGDQIEAFNRPGDLPRVVIRYDEESAAKALANELTTELATNGTVAILTKSTAEAKHVYQQLHGQFDLTRLTDTDRSLPKGIVVLPIYLAKGLEFDSVIAYNVSAENYPDEQLTGTLYTIASRAMHHLTLLSIGAVSPLIASKNIPQADLTIEHEFQS is encoded by the coding sequence TTGACCACCAGCGAACAAGCACAGGAACAACAGCGCGTTGACCGCGTGGCTGACCAGATTGGTGAACGGATCGCCAAGACCACGGCCGACTACACGGCTGCGCATCAAGAGTTGCGTAACGTGCTGAAGAATTATAGTGAAAACACCTCGGTCAACTGGTTCGAAGTCGATGACCGAATCGAAACCAGTGCCGAGCTTCAGCAGCAACGGGCGTTGGTCTCCCGGCTAACTGAAAATCAAAATATTATTCAAGATCAGATTGATACCTTTAAAGAACTCCAGAAATCCCCCTATTTTGGGCGGATTGATATTCAAGACCCCGACGAGACCACACCGGAGTCCCTCTACATCGGCACGGCTTCCTTCGTCGATGAGGACCAGAACTTTCTGGTCTACGACTGGCGGGCCCCCATCTCCAGCATTTACTACAACGGGGTGCTCGGCAAGGTGGCCTACAGCACACCAGCCGGCGACCAAGAGACCGATCTCCTGAAGAAACGGCAATTCCTGATTCAAGACGGTCAAATTGAAAACATGTTCGACACCAACGAAACTGTGGGCGACGAGATGCTTCAACACGCCTTGGGCGAACAGAACGACGCCACCATGCAAAATATCGTGGCCACCATTCAGCGTGAGCAAAACGACATCATCCGCGACACCAAGAGCGACTTGCTGGTGGTTCAAGGCGTGGCCGGCTCCGGCAAGACCTCCGCGATTCTCCAACGAATTGCCTTCCTGCTGTACCACAGTCGCCGCGACCTCGAGGCCGACCAGATCGTCCTCTTTTCGCCCAATCGCCTATTCAGTCATTACATCAGCGACGTTCTCCCAAGTCTGGGGGAACGGAACATGCGGCAGGTGACCCTGGCCGAGTTTCTCACGCAACGGTTCCAAGGCTTGAAAGTTCAGACCCAATTCGAACGCTACGAGGCCGACCAACAACAGCCGGTTAACCACCGACTCCGCGATTTCCGCGAGAGTGCGGCCATGATGACAGCCGTGCGTGACTACTGTCAGACCTGTCCCGCCGATGATCTCAAGTTCACCGATATCCGCTTCGACGGCCGCGTCTTCTTCAGTAAGGAAGAGATTCGCGATATTTATGAACAGTTCCCAACTGCCGTGGCACCGGCCGACCGCTTCTTGCGGACAAAGAATGAATTGGAAAAACGCCTCAAACACCGGATTGCCGACGAAGCCAAGGCCGACTGGGTCCGTGACGAGATTGACCAACTCAACGATGAAGATTATCACAATTGGTTGGGCGCCAACCATCTCGGCGAATTCGAACAGCTCGACGATGAGATCGACTTCATTGCCCGGCAGATTGTGCGCAAGCGGCTACGTTCCGTCGACGACGCCATTTATAACGGCTACTTTCTCGACGCCTACAGCCAATACACGGCTTTTCTGAAACACTGTCCCCTACCGGAAACGGTCTCGGCCAGCGACTGGCAAGGCGTCATCGACACCTACCAACACGACATCGAATTTCACCGGCTGGCCCTGACCGATGCAGCGCCGCTCATGTACCTACGCGACCTGCTCATCGGTGGCGGCATGAACCACCGAATGCAGCACCTCTTCGTCGATGAGATGCAGGACTACTCGATGGCCCAGCTGATTTACCTGCAACACGCCTTCCCACGAGCCAAGCTGACCCTGTTGGGCGATAGCGAGCAGGCCCTCTTCAAGGCCGTTGAAGCCCCCGAGTCCATTCTGAAAAAGTTAAATGCGGCGCTAAACGTCAAACGGTCGCGGCTGATTACGTTGCGGCGGTCATACCGGTCGACCTACCCCATCACTACCTTCGCCAAGGCATTACTACCCGATGGCGATCAGATTGAGGCCTTCAACCGCCCCGGCGACCTGCCCCGCGTCGTGATTCGCTACGATGAAGAATCGGCGGCTAAAGCCCTGGCCAACGAATTGACCACAGAACTGGCAACCAACGGAACCGTCGCTATTCTCACCAAGAGTACAGCCGAGGCCAAGCACGTCTATCAGCAGTTGCACGGTCAATTCGACCTGACGCGGCTGACCGATACCGACCGATCGCTTCCTAAGGGGATCGTCGTCTTACCAATCTACTTAGCCAAGGGGTTGGAGTTCGACAGCGTCATCGCCTACAATGTCTCAGCGGAAAACTATCCGGATGAGCAACTGACTGGGACGCTCTACACGATTGCCTCACGGGCCATGCACCACTTGACCCTGTTGAGCATCGGTGCGGTGTCGCCACTGATTGCCTCGAAGAATATCCCGCAGGCAGACCTCACCATCGAGCACGAATTCCAGAGCTAA
- the trpS gene encoding tryptophan--tRNA ligase produces MTKKHVILTGDRPTGKLHIGHYVGSLKNRVALQNTGDYDTYIMIADMQALTDNARDPEKIRHSLLQVALDYLAVGIDPAKSTILVQSQIPALNELTMAYLNLVSVSRLNRNPTVKTEIKQKAFGESVPAGFFIYPVSQAADITAFKADTVPVGEDQEPMLEQTREIVRSFNSIYQQEILVEPEGYFPPKGQGRIPGLDGNAKMSKSLDNAIYLGDSADAIQKKVMSMYTDPEHIHIEDPGHVEGNTVFTYLDIFADDTAKVADLKAQYQHGGLGDVKIKRYLNDVLQAKLQPIRERREQYAANEDAVYDILKQGSEKANQVAAQTLREVRHAIGIDYFG; encoded by the coding sequence ATGACTAAAAAGCACGTTATATTAACAGGTGACCGACCAACTGGTAAATTGCATATCGGACATTACGTGGGGTCCCTGAAGAACCGGGTCGCCCTGCAAAATACCGGAGATTACGACACTTACATTATGATCGCCGACATGCAGGCGTTGACCGACAATGCCCGCGATCCCGAAAAGATTCGCCACAGTCTGTTACAAGTGGCCTTGGACTATCTGGCCGTGGGCATCGATCCCGCTAAGTCGACGATTCTGGTCCAATCCCAGATTCCGGCCCTAAACGAATTGACTATGGCCTACCTGAACCTGGTCAGCGTTTCACGGCTGAATCGGAACCCGACCGTTAAGACTGAAATCAAGCAAAAGGCGTTTGGCGAAAGTGTTCCCGCTGGCTTCTTCATTTACCCAGTTAGTCAAGCAGCCGACATTACGGCGTTCAAGGCCGACACAGTCCCCGTTGGAGAAGACCAAGAACCGATGCTGGAACAAACCCGTGAGATTGTGCGGAGCTTCAACAGCATCTATCAACAAGAAATTCTGGTGGAACCAGAAGGCTACTTCCCACCTAAGGGTCAGGGCCGGATTCCGGGTCTCGACGGCAATGCCAAGATGAGTAAGTCTCTGGACAACGCCATCTACTTGGGCGACAGCGCCGATGCCATTCAGAAGAAAGTCATGTCGATGTACACCGACCCCGAACACATCCACATCGAAGATCCCGGCCACGTTGAAGGCAACACGGTCTTCACTTACTTGGATATCTTTGCGGACGATACGGCAAAAGTTGCCGATTTGAAAGCACAATACCAGCACGGTGGGCTCGGTGATGTTAAAATTAAGCGGTATTTAAACGACGTCCTGCAAGCCAAGCTACAACCAATCCGTGAACGCCGCGAACAATACGCTGCCAACGAAGATGCCGTCTACGATATCTTGAAGCAGGGTAGCGAAAAAGCCAATCAAGTGGCGGCTCAAACGTTACGTGAAGTCCGCCACGCTATCGGTATCGACTACTTCGGTTAG
- a CDS encoding hydroxymethylglutaryl-CoA reductase, degradative: MAQTPFYRLPYEARRDLVAQQRHLTVQQLAQIAARRRAGDADLIENYLTTYGLPEGVAVNLRINGQAVMVPMVTEEPSVIAAASNGGRLLTSHQGITTSVERREVMGQIVLSHVADRTGVKAWLTAHQDELLRVANAVHPSLLGHGGGVRSLRIRCIPPYWMSLDLFVDVGEAMGANLVNTICEAVANYLKEHLTVNVLMSILSNAATHSLATAKVTVPVDQLATKTIDGLTVAQRVCDASDFAQHDPYRAVTHNKGIMNGVDAVVLAMGNDWRAVESGVHAYASRNGSYQSLSRWWLTDDTLLHGELTLPLALGYVGGATRVFPLVVINQQIAQITSARTLMGVTVAVGLAQNLAALRALVTDGIQHGHMQLQLKSLALSVGATPGEVPAVVGRLRGETQPTTAQAKAALIAVREANLKK, translated from the coding sequence ATGGCCCAAACACCATTTTACCGGCTACCTTATGAGGCCCGGCGCGACTTGGTGGCGCAACAGCGTCATCTGACGGTTCAGCAACTGGCCCAGATTGCGGCCAGACGCCGCGCGGGCGACGCCGATCTGATCGAAAATTACCTGACGACTTACGGTCTACCTGAGGGTGTGGCCGTCAATCTCCGGATAAACGGTCAGGCCGTGATGGTGCCCATGGTGACCGAAGAACCGTCCGTGATTGCCGCCGCCAGTAATGGTGGGCGACTGTTGACCAGTCACCAAGGCATCACGACCTCGGTTGAGCGCCGCGAAGTCATGGGACAGATTGTGTTGAGCCACGTGGCCGATCGCACCGGCGTCAAGGCGTGGCTCACGGCGCATCAAGACGAGTTATTGCGGGTGGCCAATGCGGTTCATCCGTCGTTACTGGGTCACGGAGGCGGCGTCCGCTCACTACGGATTCGCTGTATTCCCCCGTACTGGATGTCGTTGGACTTATTTGTCGACGTCGGCGAAGCCATGGGGGCCAATCTGGTCAACACGATTTGTGAGGCGGTCGCCAACTACCTGAAAGAACATCTGACGGTCAATGTCTTGATGAGTATCTTGAGTAACGCCGCGACGCATAGCCTGGCGACCGCGAAAGTCACGGTGCCCGTGGATCAGCTCGCCACAAAGACCATCGATGGTCTGACAGTAGCGCAGCGTGTCTGCGATGCCAGTGATTTTGCCCAACACGACCCCTACCGCGCGGTGACCCACAACAAGGGCATCATGAATGGCGTGGATGCCGTGGTACTGGCCATGGGCAACGATTGGCGGGCCGTAGAGAGCGGCGTCCACGCTTACGCGAGTCGAAATGGAAGCTATCAGAGCCTCAGTCGCTGGTGGCTAACGGATGACACCCTCCTTCATGGGGAGTTAACATTGCCACTAGCCTTGGGCTACGTTGGCGGGGCGACACGGGTCTTTCCGCTCGTCGTGATTAACCAACAGATTGCTCAGATTACCTCCGCGCGGACCCTAATGGGCGTGACCGTCGCCGTGGGCTTGGCCCAGAATCTGGCGGCCTTGCGCGCGCTAGTGACGGACGGTATTCAACACGGCCATATGCAATTACAACTCAAATCACTCGCCCTGTCTGTCGGGGCCACGCCGGGCGAGGTTCCGGCGGTGGTCGGCCGCCTCAGAGGCGAGACGCAACCAACGACGGCCCAGGCCAAAGCGGCTCTGATAGCCGTGCGTGAAGCAAATTTAAAGAAATAG
- a CDS encoding IpaB/EvcA family protein — MKAKDVQLNEAVQGLLNQVNAIYPGKVEVQFIGELQAGYVRHDQAQQMQMGKNIAIQVADLTAPNYTASHELLHLLMILSGFPQVFFSLTTGQPKLDEQLMIMGTELYDIVSHFVVVSEQQKHGLITPEIKDLYLAGVKATIKPEPDPVDDEMTLRTLTLLDALVFFGLDDAKVMADFERDYPISLAAAKKLYAVITAKPVDSPFTLRRNVVKLFKAFDEQLEAWNLPGLHNTEFTTLTSVLSKRQLGLKVKQIFELYHSDMHEKTTQRRAYVGFNRSDEQNAFVLPSPAPKDDTPDYFTKIYDLTVKELFDQLKMPYILR; from the coding sequence TTGAAAGCAAAAGACGTGCAACTTAACGAGGCGGTCCAGGGACTCCTAAACCAGGTTAACGCCATTTATCCCGGTAAAGTCGAGGTGCAATTCATTGGTGAATTGCAGGCGGGCTACGTGCGGCATGATCAAGCCCAACAGATGCAGATGGGCAAGAACATTGCGATTCAAGTCGCCGATCTGACAGCCCCCAACTATACGGCTTCACATGAACTCTTACACTTACTGATGATTCTATCCGGTTTCCCACAGGTCTTTTTCTCACTGACCACGGGCCAACCCAAATTAGACGAACAACTCATGATTATGGGAACCGAACTCTACGATATCGTCAGCCACTTCGTCGTGGTGAGCGAACAGCAGAAACACGGCCTGATTACGCCGGAAATTAAAGATTTGTACCTCGCCGGGGTCAAGGCAACGATAAAGCCGGAACCGGATCCCGTTGATGATGAGATGACGTTGCGGACACTGACGTTACTGGACGCGCTGGTCTTCTTCGGACTGGACGACGCCAAGGTCATGGCCGACTTTGAACGCGACTATCCGATTAGTCTGGCAGCGGCGAAGAAGCTTTACGCGGTGATTACGGCTAAGCCCGTGGACTCACCGTTTACCTTGCGCCGCAACGTGGTGAAGTTGTTCAAGGCCTTTGACGAGCAGCTGGAAGCCTGGAACTTACCGGGTCTTCACAACACCGAGTTCACCACGTTAACCAGCGTGCTGTCGAAGCGGCAACTGGGCTTGAAGGTCAAGCAGATCTTTGAACTGTACCATTCCGATATGCACGAGAAGACCACGCAACGGCGGGCTTACGTCGGATTTAACCGTTCTGATGAACAGAATGCCTTCGTGTTGCCGTCACCGGCACCTAAGGATGATACGCCGGACTACTTCACCAAGATTTACGATCTCACGGTGAAGGAACTCTTCGACCAACTCAAGATGCCTTACATTCTGCGGTAA